Proteins encoded by one window of Acuticoccus sp. MNP-M23:
- a CDS encoding PRC-barrel domain-containing protein yields MTRNLLGGTALIAILSVTPAVAQDDMRVLMFADDAQMNARVAEMDTNGDGSVSMAEYDAYLVTIPVADADRATYVADFEALDANADGILVVTELEAGMATAAGGTAAQVDVTQAEAKVAVTQPAPNVNVKQGDATVAVSQPEPEVAVTQKEPEVSVKQAEPTVSVNQPEPEVSVQQDEATVSVDQPEAQVAIDAPAPEVEVRQATPDVQVTQKEPTVSVSQPEPDVSVQTAEADVSVQTEDANVVIEQGEPEVVIQKVTSVDTATTADADTELEEAADATGEAVQVAAAKTADAAGDATTAVMNAVAFDDIDGEDAYNNMNQEIGEISDIVMEKTSREIFVVVSAGGFLGIGDADVVFPYNSVSIAGDKVMIDTNMSEENLEDRNDYNEDLYEDVPEDMIVR; encoded by the coding sequence ATGACCCGCAACCTTCTGGGCGGCACCGCCCTGATCGCGATTCTCAGCGTAACCCCGGCCGTGGCGCAGGACGACATGCGCGTTCTCATGTTCGCCGACGACGCGCAAATGAATGCCCGTGTCGCCGAAATGGACACCAACGGCGACGGTTCGGTGTCGATGGCGGAGTACGACGCGTATCTCGTCACGATCCCCGTCGCTGATGCCGACCGCGCCACGTACGTCGCAGACTTCGAAGCACTCGACGCCAACGCCGACGGCATTCTGGTGGTGACCGAGCTCGAAGCCGGCATGGCAACTGCCGCAGGCGGAACCGCAGCGCAGGTCGACGTGACGCAGGCTGAAGCCAAGGTTGCTGTCACGCAGCCGGCACCGAACGTGAACGTCAAGCAGGGCGACGCTACGGTTGCAGTGTCCCAGCCCGAGCCCGAAGTTGCCGTGACTCAGAAAGAGCCGGAAGTTTCGGTCAAGCAGGCTGAGCCGACCGTTTCGGTGAACCAGCCGGAGCCGGAAGTGTCGGTCCAGCAGGACGAGGCGACTGTTTCCGTTGACCAGCCCGAGGCCCAGGTGGCCATCGACGCACCGGCACCGGAAGTTGAAGTCCGCCAGGCGACCCCTGACGTGCAGGTGACGCAGAAGGAGCCGACCGTTTCCGTGTCGCAGCCCGAGCCTGACGTGAGCGTCCAGACGGCTGAAGCAGACGTTTCGGTCCAGACCGAAGACGCCAACGTCGTCATCGAGCAGGGCGAGCCGGAAGTGGTGATCCAGAAGGTCACCAGCGTCGACACCGCCACCACGGCTGATGCTGATACGGAACTCGAAGAAGCAGCCGACGCCACCGGCGAAGCGGTTCAGGTTGCCGCTGCAAAGACCGCTGACGCAGCGGGCGATGCCACGACCGCCGTTATGAACGCCGTCGCGTTTGATGACATCGACGGTGAAGACGCCTACAACAACATGAACCAGGAAATCGGCGAGATTTCCGACATCGTGATGGAAAAGACCAGCCGCGAGATCTTCGTGGTGGTGTCGGCCGGCGGCTTCCTCGGCATTGGTGATGCGGACGTCGTGTTCCCCTACAACAGCGTGTCCATCGCTGGCGACAAGGTGATGATCGACACCAACATGTCGGAAGAGAACCTTGAAGACCGCAACGACTACAACGAAGACCTCTATGAGGACGTGCCGGAAGACATGATCGTTCGCTAA
- a CDS encoding TAXI family TRAP transporter solute-binding subunit: protein MRKPLLALLAVSAMAVTGAQAQDKFMTIGTGGVTGVYYPTGGAICRLVNRGRRDHGIRCSAESTGGSVYNINTVRSGELDFGVAQSDWQYHAYNGTSQFEDAGAFEKLRAVFSVHPEPFTLLAGPGTDISSFEDLKGKRVNVGNPGSGQRATMEVVMDAFGMTMDDFSLATELKGSEMAQALCDGKIDAMIYTVGHPAAAIQEAVNSCDVSLVDVSGPAIDKLVADNSYYRVATIPGGMYKGNDEDTTTFGVGATFISSADVPDDVVYTTVKAVFDNFDQFKQLHPAFGVLKEEEMIKDGLSAPLHPGAVKYYEERGWQ, encoded by the coding sequence ATGAGGAAGCCACTTCTCGCGCTACTCGCAGTCAGCGCGATGGCCGTCACCGGCGCCCAGGCGCAAGACAAGTTCATGACCATCGGCACCGGCGGTGTCACCGGCGTTTATTACCCCACCGGCGGCGCAATCTGCCGGCTGGTCAACCGCGGGCGCCGCGACCATGGCATCCGCTGCTCGGCCGAATCCACCGGTGGCTCGGTCTACAACATCAACACCGTCCGCTCCGGCGAACTGGACTTCGGCGTCGCCCAGTCGGACTGGCAGTACCACGCCTACAACGGCACCAGCCAGTTTGAAGATGCCGGCGCGTTCGAGAAGCTCCGCGCGGTGTTCTCGGTCCATCCGGAGCCGTTTACCCTCCTCGCCGGTCCCGGCACCGACATCTCGAGCTTCGAGGACCTGAAGGGCAAGCGCGTCAACGTCGGCAACCCCGGCTCCGGTCAGCGCGCGACCATGGAAGTCGTGATGGACGCCTTCGGGATGACCATGGACGACTTCTCGCTCGCCACCGAGCTGAAGGGCTCCGAGATGGCGCAGGCGCTTTGCGACGGCAAGATCGACGCGATGATCTACACCGTTGGCCACCCCGCTGCAGCCATTCAGGAAGCGGTCAACTCCTGTGACGTGTCGCTGGTGGACGTGTCCGGCCCGGCCATCGACAAGCTGGTCGCGGACAACTCGTACTACCGCGTCGCCACCATTCCGGGCGGCATGTACAAGGGCAATGACGAGGACACCACCACGTTCGGCGTCGGCGCCACGTTCATCTCGTCGGCCGATGTGCCGGACGACGTGGTCTACACCACCGTCAAGGCCGTGTTCGACAACTTCGACCAGTTCAAGCAGCTCCACCCTGCCTTCGGCGTGCTGAAGGAAGAAGAGATGATCAAGGACGGTCTCTCCGCACCGCTGCACCCCGGCGCAGTGAAATATTACGAAGAGCGCGGCTGGCAGTAA
- a CDS encoding DUF924 family protein, whose amino-acid sequence MTNIENSDALRLLDFWLGAGPDRWYARSDEFDGLCAAWIPQWEEAASGALDGWSATAAGSLALIILLDQIPRNVFRGSARQFETDAKAVAAAEAAVAAGHDKTQRLPVRLFYYLPFEHAEDEALQEKALDLIRPLKNQDAYYWALVHADAVRRFGRFPHRNAVLGRETTAAERAYLESGGFGA is encoded by the coding sequence ATGACGAATATCGAAAATTCTGACGCGTTGAGGCTGCTGGACTTCTGGCTGGGTGCCGGACCGGACCGCTGGTACGCCAGATCGGACGAGTTCGATGGCCTGTGCGCCGCGTGGATCCCGCAGTGGGAAGAGGCGGCGTCGGGCGCGCTGGACGGCTGGAGCGCCACCGCCGCGGGGTCGCTGGCGCTGATCATCCTGCTCGACCAGATCCCGCGCAACGTGTTTCGCGGGTCGGCACGGCAGTTCGAAACGGACGCGAAGGCGGTTGCGGCGGCCGAAGCCGCGGTGGCGGCGGGGCATGACAAGACCCAGCGTCTGCCGGTGCGGCTGTTCTACTATCTGCCGTTCGAACACGCCGAAGACGAGGCGTTGCAGGAAAAGGCGCTCGACCTCATCCGCCCGCTTAAGAACCAGGATGCCTACTACTGGGCGCTGGTCCACGCTGATGCGGTGCGCCGGTTCGGCCGTTTTCCCCACCGCAACGCAGTGCTGGGCCGGGAGACGACTGCCGCGGAACGGGCCTATCTGGAAAGCGGCGGGTTCGGTGCCTGA